The nucleotide sequence CCCATCCGGCCCGGGAGCCCGATCATCGCCACAATCAAACACCGCATTCTTTATTTCCTCCCTCGAGAAAGAAGATTCCAACCACGACGCCTCGGACCTCGAGATTTTCTTCAGGTTGGGGCAAATAAGACTAGGCCGACCCATACACTCCTCCTCGAATCTCGACCTGAAGAAAGAGAACACCTCCTTTTTGACCAACGAGGGTTTAGATACCCAAGAACCACCAATGTTTAACCCATGGATGACGTTACTAGCCTTCCTCCAATTAATCTGGGAGTGGAAGAACTTGGAGTTCTCATCGCCCTCCTTGGCCCACCTGATACGAGATCTTTGTTTCAAGTCCATACTTTTAGCAAGCTCTATATCCGCAAGGACTTTTCTATTCTCCATAAGGACCCATTCCTCCTCCTCAGACAAGTCTCTTGACTCTAAAATCTCCTCTAAAGCCTCCACTTCTTCTTTAGCGAGACTAAAAGCCTCCCCTTCTTTTTTTATCATCCTATCACGCCACTCTTTAATTTTGCATCAGATAGCCCCAAGTTTTTTGATCAAGTACAAATCCCGAGGACCCCCCGGATCCGAGAAGTTCACACAAGCATCAGTCACTACTTCCTTAAACCCATCTTTGCATAACCAAGAATTAAAAAACCTGAAAGGCCGAGCCCCAAAGTGAACTGCTTTACGGGATAAAATCAATGGGCTGTGGTCCGACCACAATTTCGGCAAAACCAAAAGGTTAGCTTCCGGCCACGCATTGAAAAAATCCGAGTTGATAAGAAACCTATCGATTTTGCTCATCTTCTTACCGTTACCCGACCGCCAAGTAAAAGCAAATCTCCTCATGTTATATTCCAATAAAGAAGACTCGTGAATAAAAGAATTGAAATTATCCGCACAAACACGTTTGAACGAACAATTTCTCCGTTCGTCCCTATTCCGAACCGCATTGAAATCACCCCCTACCACCCACATCCCATCCTTACTGCTAATCAAAGAACTCAGAGAATCCCAAAGCTCCTTCTTCGCCTGGGTCCCTTGAGAGGCATAGACGTTAATAACGTTAAGCATAGAAGCACACCCGACCATGGTTCCTCTCAGAAAAATAAAATTCCTATCCTTAGTACACTCGATCAAATGAAACAGACTATCATCCCAGAGACAAACCAGGCCTCCTGAAAGGCCGACCGAATCAACAGACTCCAAGCAAAACGACCCGTTACCCCAGAATTTACTTAACTCAACACGCGAAATGGAACTCTGTTTTGTCTCCTGAATAGCCAAGAAGTTCACCCCGTGTTCCCGCTTAATATCCTTAATCCAACCAGATTTCATCCCACCCCCACTTCCTCGCAAATTAATAGATAAGAAATTCATGAGTTCACCACATTAATACCTGAAGAACCGATAGATTTCCTGATAAGATTAGCATGATTGGCTAAATCAACTCCAAGCTTCTCCCCCATAGAAACAGTATTAGCAACCTCCACCTCTATCTGGTGTACCTGAAAATTATCGCCATCGGGTTCCTGAGCGGAAGAACCCTTCGATTGGCAGGTGGGGGACCCTTCCGAATTTGCCCTAACGTTAAGATcaatatgtatataatataataatagaaTTTTGGTCCAATTATATCTGCCATCTCATACTAAAATAATTTGGTAAGTGTGATTAATTAAGATTGTTTAGGCAAGTTGCATTCTAGGCCGGTAGGCCCATATGAGATTGATTGGAATTCGTAAATGCTTTTTCCTGAGTTGTATCTGCATACTTGATTTTTAAATTACTTTAAGGTTACCAATGGGTGGTGATGTATTGGTAAAGGTGGTGGTTCATTGGTAAAGTATGCCAGGGGTACTTTATGGGTGTGTTCTTCGGGTACCTAACCCGTGCCACAACACTGCCGTCACCCACAATGGTAGGCTTGGTGGATTGGATCTTCGGATAGGAGAACCCGTGGCCTTAGGTGATGTTTCCAAGGTCAAATATGAGCGTTTGGTGTGTTGACCTTTGCTTTAAAAGaatcaaattaaaaaaatcaattaaCTCTATTTTAACACATTCTATTTTGATCCAACCCATTCGACTATTTTACCACACAAAACTCTCAATTTTCACCTTATTACTCTCTACAAAATTTACCTGAAATGACAAGGATACCATGCACCGAAAAAGAAGAGATTGCTTTGGCTACATGCTACATCTCGACTCTCAACCTTTCATAACGAAGTGCCTCCTGATAGAACGGCTTCGTTTTGGGACAGGTTTTTCAAACGATTTTGTATTCATGTGGATGAGAGCACCCGAAACAAGGATGAACTTTATTCACGTTTCATGGATATCCGTGGGAAAAGTGCAAGATTTGATATGCTCTTCAATAATGTGGAAAAAGCCGACGGTAAGCTCATGGAAGATGACATGATTCAAGTGGCCTTCGTCGACTACAAACATACGTATGGCCGTgactttaaacatgttttgacatgacAAATGATAAGGATATTTGTTCAACTATGTATTTTCCGTTGTTTAATCATATTTAGGTTTAATGTTTAATTTCAATTATGTAATGTTTATATCTTATGTTGAATTATGTAATGtttcttttactttatttaaATGGCTAAAAAAGTGATAAATGATAAATGATAAATGGCTTAAAAAAAAGTGAACGGGATTTTCATTCATCGGAATTGGACACATACATTTAGCAGGCCCAGTAAAAAACAAACTGGCTGTTTTGGGCCACTTGCCGTATCAAAATGTCTGCTTACTTTAAAAAACAGAAAGAAAAAACCGAAAATCGCCAAACGAAAAAAAAATAACGCCCACCGTGGGGCTCGAACCCACGACCACAAGGTTAAGAGCCTTGCGCTCTACCAACTGAGCTAGACGGGCTTGATGGACTATTTCTGTAATCTGTTTTCCTTAAAGTTTTAACTCCAAAAACCCTTTGAAAAAGTGTGACGGGTTTAGGGGTGCAaacaagccgagcccgagctcgattaacttatgaaagctcgggctcgagctcggctcgttgggATTTTCTCAAACTCGAGTTTGGCTCGGGCTCacctcgtttattatctattaattaatatatttaataaaaatagtataaataatagactttttaggctcgcgagctcaaTAAGTGAAGCtcaggctcgtttactaaataagcttatttttaggttcgaggtcggcttgtaaacaagtttatataagctcggctcgactcggctcgactcggctcgtttacactaaggctcgataatgCTCAACAAGCCTAACGAGTttcacatgcgaggctcgagctcgggctcgataaacaaacgagttttgttttaggctcaagctcggctcgggctcgataaggctcgctcatttcgagctttttctcgagccggtctcgagtagctcgcgagccgctcagCTCCTTTGCACCCCTAGACGGGTTGGTTCAGTGGTTTTGCTCAATCAACTAGCCAATTTTTCTTTATTTGGACTCCAAGTCTGGTCAATATGACGGTTTGGGCTCAACAATGTAGCAATGTAGCCCATATCTCTTAATTTGGATTCTAGTCTCAACGACTCAACCTAACATGATGGTTTTAAGTGTGACACATACGTCATGCTTGCCACGTGGCCAGTTCAACAGCCAGAAGACTTACCAATTATCAAATAAAAAATGTGATAATGGTCCACTTCTATTGTGTCCATATATTAATAAAAGAAATAGGAGATTCTACTCGCAGTCAAATGTTCACACCAAACACAGGCCCATCTACCAACAATGTGGCACACAAAATTCAACGATGAAAGACATGTTCGTAAGTCGAGTAGAATTTTGTGACTCTTTGGTAGGTGGTAGCTGATACTTTGTGGTAGTTGAACTAAAAGAAAGTATCAATATACTTTTGTAAAACATTTAGGATTTTATTGGTACATTTTAAGAACTTTTTTGTCGTTAAACGGATTTTCACATTCAATGTATGTTATTTTATCAAACATGAAACGTATCCATAAATAAAGTTATTACCGAGTTGATAGAAGTATTATATCGTTGTCATAGTGAATCGAGTTAAAAATTATACGTGATAAGGGGTAAATATAAAATTTGTCCATATACATTTGAAGAAGCATGACAGGAACCCGTTGGGATTAGGAAGTTGACAAAACAAAAACGCCTTTAGCCTCATCACAGATTGCGAAATCTCCATTTGACCACCCTTTGACATGTGAATAAGTATTTGTCTGTTACCGAAAAATAAGTATGTAAGAGAGATTGAACATTGGAACGAATCAACTTACATGAAGTCACCAATTTATATTAGGTATTGTTACATGTCATTGTTATCGAGATGTGGGTCTATTAAGGACATAACTAGCATAATGTACTTGACATCTTAAATTGATTAGCAGTCGCACTATTATGCATTTCGTAATAACTTCCACGCCAGCACACTGTATTCGTGTTCCTTACCTGATCCGAATCCTTGAATTCGTATTAAGTGGGCTATATATAACCAACCTGGGTGTACCGGGTATGGTCTATATCTCTTCAACATTAATTATTTATGCTTATGTCACATGCATGTGTTTTTCATTGGTGAACAGGGGAAAACGACTGGATAGGATTGAAAACAAACGAGTGAATCCAAATTGAGGAAATGCCCTAGTCAAACTAATATGCAATATGCATATATatatttaaacattttttttaaataatatagaAATTCCTTTTTTATTTTCCTTAGGCAAGCGCCCAAACTGAGTTTACTATGACAAAGAAGGTTTGATAATCACAAAGTGTATAAAAGATTTGCTACCCAAATATATTTTACAGAAGTTTGATAATCACAAAGTTTATAAAAGATTTGCTACCCAAATATATTTTACAAAAGTTCATAACCGAGAgggacattgtttcaaaacacgtTATCCATAGTAGCTTGACAATTACAAGTGCGATTAAATTTAAAGCGACCCTCAACATCTATGCAATCCATATCATGACTTCAATTGCGGATGTAATTAGATATATAAAACCATTTTTGATCAAATTGGTCgattttagaaagaaaaaaatcTCCATTGAGAGTTGGTTGGATGTTCTGAATGATGATTAGATCTTTTTGTTTGCAGTATAACGCAACTAGTTTTAGGTTCGTCGTACAGAAAAAGTTTATGTTCGATTTTGGGTTCCTTATTGTTTTGTTTCAACTTTCAAGTGGGTTTTTCATGTGTTTTGTGAGATTTCATTTGTAGGTTTTGTTGTTTTTTCCTTGCGGTTGTAGCGGGGTCGGTATCTTttagcagtggcggatctaggattccgaccaagcggtaacgttttataaataggcggtaacgaaattgaaaaaacgtcaaatttttccaaaatttacactaaaaacgtcaaaaattttccgatcaagcggtagcggaggctaccccttgttCACACATACATCCGCCCCTGTCTTTTAGGTCTGTGGTACAAGATCTTGGTAGTCGAGTTTTCGGGTTtttttaaaaattggtttttataaaaaaataacataataATATAAACCAACGCATTTTTAACTAGTATATTACAATAAAATTTAACTCATAAGTAGTGTTCGTAACATAACTTTTTATTTTCATAAAATTCCAATCTCGGATTAAATCGGTCAATACTCTCCAAGAACCAGTGATATCAAAATGACTCAACATGACTCAACGAGTGCATCTTCGGCTCCGGTCCAAACATAAACATATGTGCAagtgtttatcacttattgaaaTTTTGTATGTATATTAAGAACCATTAGTaagtaatagttagtgaaacatATTTTTAGACTATTTGTCCCATCAAATTATTGAGTAATTTTGCCGTCCATACATTTTGTGTAGCTATGTTTTTTGTATTTGTTTACAAGTATTTGGGCACTACATGCATGTGATCAGTCAGCTAGCAGTCAAATACATCGCCCACTTGAGGGCTAAGGGGTCAACAGCCAACTCAGCCGCTTTAGCAACAAGATGTCGGTCATGAAAACGTAATACTTGTCTTTTGACCAACAAAATAATATCATTTGAGTTTTGAAGAAACACAAACTCACAGTCACACGAATCTTAAACTTCAAACAAATATCATTATTTACGGACTAGGATCAAATACATTGgctccaaaaaataaaaaatgtacAAAAGCTCTTAAAAACAAACCCACttcacaaccccccccccccctcaatttccttttttttttttttttttgccgagggaggtgggggtttaggtttttgagtGGTGgtggggtgtttaggttttttaggggtgggggagggttaggtttttttttttttttttgctggtGATGGTGGGGGGGGGGATGTTCTCTATAAAACCTTCTTACACTCCTAACAATTATAAGCCTTTATAGAATAACTTAACCCCATTATTCACATATACTAAAAAACCGTACAGTTGTATTCATTCTCTCTAAATATCATTATTTACATATGCTAAAACCATAAAGTTTTATTCTCTCTTTCAGAACGGCCTGAAATTTCACCAGGTCTCCATGAGTATCAAAAAAGTAAAATTGTGTTGTGGCGAATTTTTGTCACGCTTAGAAATGTTTTGAGATTTTGTTTCAATCAGACTCAGTTATTTTATACTTTCTGGATTGTGTGAGATCACTATCAGATTAAAATATTTTACTTGTACACGAAATCAATAATCTGATAAGTTTTCTCAGAGAAGTTATAAGTAAGAAATTCGAATTTTAAATAGACTAGATGACCTCTTATTTATATATCGGTTTGCAAAATTTCAGTTGGTGGTTATACAATTAGGAGTAAAAGCATAGGCAATTATAGTAGTTACCTAAGTAATCGCTTGTTAGTTACTCTGTCGCTACCGAAGTTCAAAATTTCTACCGAGGATTATAGGCGGTAACAAGAGTACAAGATGCTACCGCATCTTAGTTGCTACTTTAACACAATTCACATTTAACCAAAATAACATGATGACACTAATATCATCAACAAGAAAAACTAAAATACCCTAAATCACGCTACATATAGCTATAATTATGTAAATCAAACTATTCAAAGCACTGTTTGAAGACCAAACCTGTCGAGCCAGGACCTAGGCTAGGGCTGGTTCTATGGGTTTGAGTCATTTCTAGATGGGTCGTCCGATTTGCAACGGTTGAGCGTTCAAACCGGGTTCGATTTGGGAAAAAAGTTGGTTGTTACGACAGTACATGAAATTTGTGTTTTTTACCCACATAACATAATATTTCTTGGTAAAATTCTATTATGTGTTGCTAGTTGTATTTACCTACTCATAGTTACAGAAATTGAAATACTTATACTAACAAACTAAAAACTATTCATAAGACTCGACGAGTTTATATAAAATACTAAAACTAATTCACTAATTGATACTTTCACCAAACTATGATGTATCAACTTGAGAAGGTCCTAatgtaacaccccatgtttcgaaagtcaaagtcaacgtcaagattgaagtcaaaggaagaaaagattgctaattgcgatctgtcacttcTTGctcatgtaacaccccaaaacctaCAAGCATGTACATTATATAGTTAAGTAAAAATATAAACCTAGTTAGAATGTAATTTGAAAGAATAACCTAAAAGAGAAGGTTTAGTTAATTAAAGACAAATTGTagaaacttgagggaccaaataAGGGAATGGGGAAAGTGATTTTCTTAAAAACAAATACTAACACACACCACACACActtcagtgtgtgtgtgtgtcgactGAACCAAGGGGAAACAAACCCCAGCCCTCAAGTTCTACAAATTCAGCAAATTGAAGGAGAATTCTTGGTCCAAATCATTGCATGTTCACATAAAAACGATCATCTAAGCTAGACAAACGAATGGTAAGTCGAATTCCATGATTTGGTAATTTTTCATGAATGGGTTTTGATTTAGTATGAGGCTTTCTTTGAAATTGATTATGAATGTATGTTGAAATTACCTTATAGAGGGCCAAATCATGTTTAATTTCTGATTTAGTTAAAGATTTATATAAAACCCACTTGCAAATGTGATGATAGGAAGAATTATAAAAGTTCTATGTTAATTGGTATGATGACTAGAATTGGTAGTGTTCATATCAACGGGTTGTTAGTTAGAAACAATTTATGAATGAAAGTTGCATAGAAAATTATTAGAATTTGATGTTCTTGATGAAGTTGATATGAAATGGTTAGGTTATGCTCATAATACTTGTACTCTATGCTTGATAagtagtacgcacgccaagtgtttgttaaaatgcttgAAAGAAATAAATCTCATATTGATGCATTATTACATTGATTAGGACCTAGACAACCTTGAATGATAATGTATATCTTAAGAACGAATTTCAAATATGACATGAGATTAAAGTATGTGAATTCGGAATGTAGGAATAAAAGAAGAAAGTTCAAGTCAATCCGGGTCGCAAGCGAAGGACGGTAAAGGTAAGTTTGCTTACACAAGACTATTGGCATGTTCTATTATAGTACTTTATCAATTAATGGTTGAAGTTGTTTACTTGTAAGAAAGCTATTGTATTTCGATTGCATAACATAAATATGGGTCGAACGAGTTAGAAGGGTAATGTACCAAGTCAAGGACGAATTCATGTAGGTATGAAGATTAGAAAGGTTTACTTGAGATGCATGTTGTAATTGATGTCGTATGAATTCCTTGTTTCTTTGTAATAAAGACGACTAACGGTTTGGTTGAATGTAGGTAAAGCAACTTGCTAAATGGCGTCGCTTGGATCGAACACCCTCATGATGCACGCTTCCGCAAGGATATTAGCTTCggttaaaacttttgttaaatGTACTTTTTGGTAAAAACAGGTCTTTTGTAAGTAACAAAACTTGGTCGTTGTTAGTGGTCGAACTCGTAGTCGAAGACAATGTTAGTTATGTATCAAATGTTGGGTTGTAAGCTATTTTAATATCTCCTAGTTAATTATGCTATGGTAAAATGCAGAATTTTCATTTatgaattatttgacccgtttggtattttGTCGATTGAAGCTCGTTAGTGTCTTTTTAAGTTTTAgaccttacaagttggtatcagagcctaggtttgagggattcgagtaGGTGATGGTGCTcgaactcaaaccgaaagctctTGTGAAAGTGTGTTCGTTCCAAAGCGCCGCGCAAGTAAGTAAATTAAGGATTTTACGTTTGTAGATAGAAATGGGAATGGGTTACGGTTTAGTTACTAGTGTAACATGGTTGGGGATGTTGAGGTGCGTTATGGAAAGTTTCGGGACTGCCCAGGGCCGTTTCGGGTTGAAAAAGGAGCTTGAAATGAAAAATTTTAGTAATTCAGCGTTTGCATACCAggaagcccgtcggcgacgggctatatgccgtcggcgacggctcccTCCCACCCGACGGCTTAACCACCTGCCTACGGGCAAAAGGTGGCGACGGGGTTATCccgagcccgtcggcgacgcactcaatgccgtcggcgacgggtcccCCCTAAATGTTTTGCTGAATTTGTTGTTATTCTTGTTAAGGCCCTTAATTCGATTATGACGTTCGTTTAACATAAAGAATACCCCGAATCAACTATGAAACTAAGAAATTCATGATAGCTAGTATGCTTTAATAATGAACGTGCGAAAGGTTGAGGAGTCCTGACATGCGAATGAATAAAGTAAGTGACACCTTAAGAATGTTTGTAAAGAAAGATTGGATGGTTCACGATTTGTGAAATCGAACTATTGAAAACAAATGATGTATATATATAGAAAGATGAGAAGGATGAAAGTGACAATGATTAATATGAATGTTTAAATTGTAGATGGCAAGTGGAGGAAACACGGATAACACGGAACATATAACTCGGAACGAGTTAAACAAGATGATCTCGGATGAAGTAACGAGGGTAATTGATGCAAATGTTTCCAAGCTAGCACAAGAGGTGGAGGGCCAAGTACTTAGTACGGTAGAAAATATGATCACGGGCAAGGTGGATGAATTGAAGGAAATGATAGCTGGAATTCAAGGCAAGAAAGAGGCAAGACGGTGCACCTACAAGGATTTTATGGCATGTAAGCCTACGACCTTTGACGGGGAAATCGACCCCATAGAATGCCAAAGATGGATAGCTAACATGGAAGGGGTATTCATTCGGAGTCATTGTGACAAGGAAGACCAAGTCATGTTTGCCACGGGGCAACTCATGCGAAGGGCTAAAGATTGGTGGGACTCGTATAGTAAGGAGATTGGAGAAAATCGAGTTCAAACCTTGACTTGGCAAGAATTCAAACAGCCTTTTATCAAGTACCATTGTCCACAATCGGCTGTGGATCGAATTCAAGAAGATTTTCTCCGGTTGCGACAAAGGGATGAATCAGTTAACGAAATCACGAACACTTTCCTCGATCAACTGAAGTTTTGTGAAGAAATAGTTGGAACAGAAAGGAAGAAGATTATTCGTTATCATGGCATGCTCAAAGCTGAAATACGGGAGTTCATAACTCCTTCAAAATGTGAAACGTTGGACGAGATCATTGATTTAGCAAGGGATAGAGAAATCGAGATAAAGAGACAAGATGAACGTGGGGAGAAAAGGCAAGCCGAGAAGGGGTCAACTCAAGGCTCATCTAAGAAACCCAAAACGCAAGATCAAGGAAAGAAGGAAGCTTCCAAAGGCGGGTTCCCACGATGCAAAACATGTGGAAAACCCCATTCCGGTGAGTGCTTATTGGGAAGGAAGGGGTGTTACAATTGCGGGTAAGAAGGACATCCGTACTACAACTGTCCGAATCCCAAAAGGGTGTGCTACAATTGTAATGAATCGGGCCATGTGAAAGCCGATTGCCCAAAGCTCAAACAAGGGCCGAAGaaagaaggaaagaaagaagAAACCGCGAAAGCGAAAGGAAGAATGTTTCAAATCTCCGCGGAAGAAGCAAGAGCTCACCcgaatgtggtctcaggtatctaTATGATAAACTCTATACCCActtatatattatttgataccgGAGCTAGTAGGTCATTCATTTCTAGTGAGCTTGTACGTTTCCCTTTATTCACGATAGAAAGAATGTGTACACCACTCGAGGTAGAAATTGCCGATTGTAAGAGTTATCTACTGCATGAAATATGTAGGGGTTGTAAAATCACTATAGATGATGAAGATTTTGATATTGATTTGATTCCCATGGTTTTGGGGGAATTTAAAGTAGtggtaggtatggattggttatcccgttaTCACGCGGAAATTTTATGCGAAAACAAAATTATTCATGTGACATCCCCTAAAGGGAAACGGGTAACCATTCATGGGGAAAGGGAAGTAGGGGCAAAATTTTGCACTATCCTAGAAGCAGTTAAGTACGTGAGGAATGGAAGTAAAGCATTTTTAGCCTACGTAGTCGATACCAAATTAGGAGCTTTGAAAAATGAAGATACTAAGATAGTGAATGAATACCCGGATGTATTTCCGGATGAATTGCCGGGACTCCCACCCGAGCGGGAAGTCGAGTTTCGTATCGATTTAGAACCAAATGCCAAACCagtagccaaagccccttaccggtTGGCACCCGCGGAAGTACGGGAATTAATGGTCCAATTACAAGAACTTCTTGACAAGGGTTTCATACGCCCTAGCGTATCCCCGTGGGGAGCGCctgttttgtttgttaaaaagaaagatgggtcgatgagaatgtgcatcgactaccgtgaactcaacaaactcacggtaaagaaccgatacccacttccgagaatagatgatctctttgatcaactacaaggggcaagttggttCTCAAAAATCGACTTGCGATCGGGCTACCATCAAGTACGAGTAAGGGAAGAGGATGTAcctaagactgcgttcagaactcgctacggacattacgaattcctggtAATGTCATTCGGGTTAACTAACGCTCCGGCCgcttttatggatctaatgaataggGTATGCCGAAATATGTTAGACCGGTTTGTCatagtgtttattgatgacattttagtATACTCTCGTAGCGAGTCTGAACATGCAAGTCATTTACGTCAGGTACTCGAAACGCTTCGAAAGGAAAGattatatgctaagttttctaagtgtgcgTTTTGGCTTAGGGAAGTGCAGTTTTTGGGACATGTAATTAACGAAAAGGGGATTTTAGTGGATCCCTCTAAGGTAGAAGCCGTGATGAAATGGGTACCCCCGAAGAATGTAGGTGAAGTAAGAAGTTTCTTAGGTCTAGCCGGCTATTATCGGAGATTTATCCAAGACTTCTCCAAAATAGCCCTCCCTTTAACTAAACTAACAAAGAAAGAAGAAAGGATCAAATGGAATGATGATCAGCAGAAAGCTTTTCGAATGTTAAAGGAGAAATTGTCAAGTTCCCCCATTCTAACGctgccagaaggaacagaagacttagTGGTTTATGCAGACGCATCTCATGAAGGGTTGGGTTGTGTcttaatgcaacgaggcaaggtcattgcctatgcttcaagacaactaaagCAACATGAAATTAACTAtccaacccacgatctcgaactggcggcggtagtgtttgccttaaaaatctggaggcattatttgtatggaacgAAATGCACCATTTATTCGGACCACAAAAGCCTTAGATACTTCTTCGAGCAGAAAGATCTCAATATGAGACAACGAAGGTGGCTAGAGTTGATCAAAGATTACGACTGCGACATTCTTTACCATCCGGGAAAAGCTAATGTTGTAGCGGATGCGTTAAGCCGGAAGGAATACCCACCACCCATTCGAGTGAAATCGATGAGAATGATAGTTACACCAAACCTTCTTGAAACGATACGGAAGGAGCAAGACGAGTCCTTGAATAAAGGCGATCCGAAAGGTGAAAGAACGAAAGGGTTTGAAAGTGAACTTGAAGCAAACGCGAGCGGATTAAGAACAAGGTTTGGGCGAGTTTGGATACCGCGACACTGTGAAGCAAAGACCTTATTATTGGAAGAAGCACACAAGTCCCGTTACTCGGTCCATCCGGGAGCCACTAAAATGTATCGCGATTTGAaggaaaattattggtggccgggaatgaaacgTGATATTGTTAAGTATGTAtctaaatgcttgacatgttcccaagtaaaggcggaacatcaaaaacCTTACGGGAAACTACAACCCCTAGAAattccggtatggaaatgggagaaTTTGGCTATGGATCTTGTGACCAAACTCCCGAAAACCAAGAAAAGGCATGATGCAATATGGGTCGTTGTTGACCGTCTTACCAAAAGTGCCCATTTTCTACCCATTCGAGAGACCTATTCCTCGGAAAGGTTAGCGGAAGTTTATGTGAATGAAATCGTTTCCCGCCATGGTGTGCCGGTGTCTATCGTCTCAGACCGGGATACGCGATTCACCTCCCGCTACTGGCGGAAGTTTCATGAAGGAATGGGTACTCAATTGCATCTAAGTACcgcataccacccgcaaacggatggccaatccgaacgaacgattcaaactctcatAGACATGttgagagcatgtgtgatagatttcgGGGGAAATTGGGATGAACATTTGCCGCTAgtagaattttcatataataatagctaccaaAGTAGTATACAAATGGCGCCGTATGAAATGCTGTATGGAAGAAGGTGTAGAACCCCGGTTTGTTGGGGAGAAGTAGGGCAAAGGGAAC is from Helianthus annuus cultivar XRQ/B chromosome 9, HanXRQr2.0-SUNRISE, whole genome shotgun sequence and encodes:
- the LOC110880161 gene encoding uncharacterized protein LOC110880161 isoform X1; the protein is MASGGNTDNTEHITRNELNKMISDEVTRVIDANVSKLAQEVEGQVLSTVENMITGKVDELKEMIAGIQGKKEARRCTYKDFMACKPTTFDGEIDPIECQRWIANMEGVFIRSHCDKEDQVMFATGQLMRRAKDWWDSYSKEIGENRVQTLTWQEFKQPFIKYHCPQSAVDRIQEDFLRLRQRDESVNEITNTFLDQLKFCEEIVGTERKKIIRYHGMLKAEIREFITPSKCETLDEIIDLARDREIEIKRQDERGEKRQAEKGSTQGSSKKPKTQDQGKKEASKGGFPRCKTCGKPHSGECLLGRKGCYNCG